In the Topomyia yanbarensis strain Yona2022 chromosome 3, ASM3024719v1, whole genome shotgun sequence genome, one interval contains:
- the LOC131693240 gene encoding uncharacterized protein LOC131693240, with translation MWVMTRPPPTVLSKCVYCNKHESEDVNWVQCKTCEQWAHFSCAGVNESIAEKDWDCSRCAQFIVQQLNVPKPGKTRSTKNKTGSKSDSGSVRGNGSVLELADQQFEEEQLARERAFAKQIEIRERRLQRELEWNAKQLEMERNIRKKELEVQRRMQEEKLKQEQELLNAQLETEQEFFKQRDAIRCKMNNSLQKVQSWMDEEAAVGGTSEQNKKVDSWLKQQEKDVTIPAADIRGAYNKGGKPIVTPVLKGAGSHCSGKSLTPVNEKVVNEVSEEDNSDSSEGEPDENMSAGRHSRIANGNFGTRGSEIFSAFREQAVPSEIGRSRYESEGQVFRLTREQIATRKVVSGNLPKFNGDPETWPLFISSFENTTRACGYSNIENLDRLLNSLGGEALNAVISMLILPDSVPEVIRDLRRLFGQPEKLLKMLLNKVKNAPPPTTVDLKTFVRFGITVKQLCDHLEAARLRDHLRNPLLVQQLAEKLPPEYQMKWIEYKRGKKGTPLRLFTDYITDIGDVASEAAAYSSTVNDVARYSKVKPARKKEFVHVHDSASKREEGVQLERVSKSCWICKRTDHRIRFCDDFRKMNIVERLKAVDKQKLCGICLNRHGDNPCGSKVRCTVKNCKGNHHTLLHRVEESVQLQRVECNAHRDADRSVIFRMAPVTLHYGKKRYETLAFMDEGSSTTLMDEAIAQILKVEGELEPLIVTWTGDINRFENGSRKVDLLLSVKGSKEKVPLENVRTVSELLLPKQDMRFADVAKHYPHLAGLPVKDLLGGQATILIGLDNLHLFAPLESRVGKQNEPIAVRSKLHDLMRNQYVLDDVGVTSFAIPEPKEEQRAKAILQATTKRVGEQFETGLLWRDDVRRFPDSYSMALRRMKALERKLEKDPVLKQIVCQQISDYLAKGYAHKITNAEITNTPNSAVWYLPVNVVLNPRKPGKVRLVWDAAASVGGISLNSELLKGPDMLIPLPRVICHFRERPIAFGGDIQEMYHQIRIKDEDKQAQRFLFRPDQGEMPQVYVMDVATFGSTCSPCSAQFVKNLNAEHFMEKYPEAAAAIVKKHYVDDYYDSVDTVEEAIQRAKEVKYIHAQGGFHIRNWVSNSVKLLEELGDRSSNGAVHFNRDKGTEYERVLGIVWEPAEDIFSFATVSNANFTKVLEEGECPTKRIVLSFVMAQFDPMGFIGPLTVRGKMLIQDLWRTGCDWDSKIDKESHDKWRRWINMMRNIGSFKLPRSYFGNAKSNEIDDLELHIFADASEKAYGCVAYFRAIVRDEVRCALVMSRSKVAPLKQTSIPRLELLAAVLGARLSKTVIDNHNFGIGKVVFWIDASVVLSWIRSDQCRYKQFVGFRIGEILSLTKLTDCRWIPTRLNVADQLTKWGKDPDMHADSAWVQGMEFLYTNKQEWPKKALPPANTTEELRIHLLLHDVKVQAVLIDPSRISKWTVLVRTMASVFRFISNCRQKVKGLPIETLKATDRQAKVRCTKNVACVRVPLQQVEYEKAEKCLFKMAQAESFVDELKVLKRNKDRPVNQWLAVEKSSPLSKLTPLIDEAGMIRMEGRCERADELPFDLRFPVILPDNNRITYMIVQNLHEECGHGYRLMVKNKLKQLFYVVHVDAVVKKVSSACIWCKVHRNRPRVPREAPLPLQRLTPHHRPFSFVGVDYMGPFEVAVGRRNEKRWIALFTCLVTRAVHLEVAHGLTTQSCLMAISRFIGRRDWPIEFLSDNGTNFQGASKELLAQLKGIEFDCAEQYTNARTRWTFNPPAAPHMGGVWEQAHSEEVDALTPNHFLRGPPSKQRNVTSPPPHPAEALRDTYKRTQQLASELWQRWIREYVPSINQRTRWFGETKPLKAGDLVYIVEGNNRKCWVRGIVEEPIVSSDGRIRQAWVRTRTKRYRRAAANLAVLELDDGNSEPNDTFGSGLRVGEYVGNTAMPLQ, from the exons ATGTGGGTCATGACGAGGCCCCCCCCTACCGTTTTATCGAAATGCGTGTATTGCAACAAGCATGAGTCGGAGGATGTAAACTGGGTCCAATGTAAAACTTGCGAGCAGTGGGCCCATTTTTCGTGCGCTGGCGTGAACGAGAGTATTGCGGAGAAAGATTGGGACTGTTCAAGATGTGCCCAGTTTATCGTTCAGCAGCTGAATGTCCCCAAACCAGGTAAGACGCGGTCGACTAAAAATAAGACCGGATCGAAAAGCGACTCAGGGTCTGTTCGCGGCAATGGATCTGTTCTAGAACTAGCTGATCAGCAGTTTGAGGAAGAACAGCTCGCGCGCGAAAGAGCCTTTGCGAAGCAAATTGAGATTCGGGAGAGAAGATTGCAACGAGAATTGGAATGGAACGCAAAGCAGCTGGAGATGGAACGAAATATACGCAAGAAGGAGCTTGAAGTGCAGCGTCGGATgcaggaagaaaaattaaagcaAGAGCAAGAACTGCTAAACGCTCAGTTGGAAACTGAGCAAGAGTTTTTCAAGCAGCGTGATGCCATCCGTTGCAAGATGAACAACAGTCTTCAGAAAGTTCAGTCGTGGATGGACGAGGAAGCTGCTGTCGGTGGTACGTCGGAGCAGAACAAGAAAGTTGATTCTTGGCTGAAGCAGCAAGAGAAGGACGTAACAATTCCCGCAGCAGATATTCGCGGTGCGTACAATAAGGGTGGGAAACCGATTGTTACCCCGGTACTAAAAGGTGCGGGAAGTCACTGTTCCGGAAAAAGTTTAACACCAGTCAACGAAAAGGTAGTGAATGAGGTTTCCGAGGAAGACAACTCTGATAGTTCTGAAGGTGAACCAGATGAAAACATGAGCGCGGGTAGACATTCGCGAATTGCGAACGGAAATTTTGGAACGCGCGGATCAgagatatttagcgcctttagaGAGCAAGCTGTTCCAAGTGAAATTGGCAGAAGTCGCTATGAATCGGAAGGGCAAGTATTTCGGCTAACCCGAGAGCAGATTGCCACGAGGAAGGTGGTATCCGGAAATCTGCCGAAGTTCAACGGAGATCCGGAAACATGGCCACTGTTTATTAgcagttttgaaaacacaaccAGGGCTTGTGGTTACTCAAACATTGAGAACCTGGATCGTTTGCTGAATAGCTTGGGAGGAGAAGCGCTCAACGCCGTGATAAGCATGCTGATACTTCCTGATTCCGTGCCGGAAGTTATTCGGGATCTTCGCAGATTATTTGGCCAGCCGGAGAAGTTGCTAAAAATGCTGCTTAATAAGGTCAAGAACGCTCCACCGCCAACAACGGTAGATCTAAAAACCTTCGTTAGGTTTGGTATAACGGTCAAACAGCTCTGCGACCATCTAGAAGCAGCTCGGCTTCGCGATCATCTTCGTAATCCGCTTCTGGTGCAGCAGCTCGCCGAAAAACTGCCCCCAGAATATCAAATGAAATGGATAGAATACAAGCGCGGCAAGAAAGGAACACCACTGCGACTGTTCACGGATTACATAACAGATATTGGTGATGTCGCTTCCGAAGCAGCAGCATATTCGTCGACAGTAAATGACGTAGCGCGATACTCCAAGGTTAAACCAGCCAGGAAGAAGGAGTTTGTACACGTTCATGATTCGGCATCGAAACGAGAAGAGGGAGTGCAATTGGAAAGGGTTAGCAAATCTTGTTGGATTTGCAAGCGAACAGATCATCGGATCAGGTTCTGCGACGATTTTCGGAAGATGAATATCGTGGAGCGGTTGAAAGCAGTAGATAAACAGAAGTTGTGTGGCATTTGCCTCAATAGGCACGGTGACAATCCCTGTGGCTCTAAGGTTCGATGTACGGTGAAGAATTGCAAGGGGAATCATCATACACTTCTACATCGCGTTGAAGAATCCGTACAGCTACAGAGGGTGGAATGTAATGCACACAGAGATGCAGATCGTTCAGTCATATTTCGCATGGCGCCGGTGACGTTGCACTATGGAAAGAAACGTTACGAAACACTAGCGTTTATGGACGAGGGTTCGTCCACCACATTAATGGATGAGGCAATCGCGCAGATACTGAAAGTGGAAGGCGAGCTTGAGCCGCTGATCGTAACCTGGACAGGTGACATCAACCGTTTCGAGAATGGTTCCCGGAAAGTCGACTTATTGCTGTCGGTGAAAGGATCAAAGGAAAAGGTTCCGTTAGAGAATGTTCGCACTGTTTCCGAGCTCTTGCTTCCTAAACAAGATATGCGGTTTGCAGATGTAGCGAAGCACTATCCGCATTTAGCGGGATTGCCGGTAAAGGATCTTCTCGGAGGACAAGCGACAATTCTTATCGGCTTGGATAACCTACATCTATTTGCGCCGCTGGAGTCACGAGTCGGTAAACAGAATGAGCCGATCGCCGTGCGGTCAAAGCTTCATGACTTGATGCGGAACCAGTACGTTTTGGACGATGTGGGTGTTACATCATTCGCCATACCGGAGCCGAAGGAGGAGCAACGAGCAAAGGCAATCCTGCAAGCGACGACTAAGCGTGTAGGCGAACAGTTCGAAACAGGGCTACTGTGGCGAGATGACGTTCGGCGATTCCCTGACAGCTACTCAATGGCATTGCGAAGAATGAAAGCACTGGAACGAAAGCTGGAGAAGGATCCAGTATTGAAGCAGATTGTGTGTCAGCAGATAAGCGACTATCTGGCGAAAGGATACGCACACAAAATAACCAACGCAGAAATTACAAACACACCAAACTCGGCAGTCTGGTATTTACCAGTTAACGTGGTGTTGAACCCGCGCAAGCCAGGAAAAGTGCGACTGGTGTGGGACGCAGCCGCTTCGGTCGGAGGAATTTCTTTGAACTCGGAGTTATTGAAAGGGCCGGATATGTTGATACCCCTTCCACGGGTCATTTGCCACTTTCGAGAGCGTCCAATCGCGTTTGGAGGAGATATACAGGAAATGTACCACCAGATTCGAATCAAAGACGAGGACAAGCAAGCGCAACGATTCTTGTTTAGGCCTGACCAAGGGGAAATGCCACAGGTCTACGTTATGGACGTTGCTACCTTCGGTTCCACGTGCTCGCCCTGCTCCGCGCAGTTTGTAAAAAATCTAAACGCGGAACATTTTATGGAAAAGTACCCGGAGGCAGCAGCAGCTATTGTTAAGAAACACTATGTAGATGATTACTACGACAGTGTAGACACAGTAGAAGAAGCAATACAACGGGCTAAAGAAGTGAAGTATATACATGCACAAGGCGGCTTCCACATCAGAAACTGGGTGTCGAACTCGGTAAAGCTTCTAGAAGAGCTTGGTGATCGTAGCTCGAACGGAGCAGTGCATTTCAATCGAGACAAAGGCACAGAGTACGAGCGTGTGCTGGGTATTGTTTGGGAGCCAGCTGAAGATATCTTTTCGTTTGCTACTGTGTCAAATGCAAATTTCACGAAGGTACTGGAAGAAGGAGAATGTCCAACGAAACGAATAGTCCTCAGTTTCGTTATGGCACAATTTGATCCAATGGGATTCATCGGTCCCCTAACTGTACGCGGGAAGATGCTGATCCAAGATCTCTGGAGAACCGGCTGCGACTGGGATTCCAAAATTGATAAGGAGTCGCATGATAAATGGCGACGTTGGATAAATATGATGCGAAACATAGGGTCCTTCAAGCTGCCTCGAAGTTATTTCGGAAATGCCAAATCGAACGAAATAGACGATCTGGAGTTACATATATTCGCTGATGCCAGCGAAAAGGCATACGGCTGTGTGGCGTACTTTCGAGCGATCGTACGAGACGAGGTAAGGTGCGCCCTAGTTATGAGCCGTTCCAAGGTGGCTCCACTGAAGCAGACATCAATACCGCGTCTAGAGCTACTGGCAGCAGTTCTTGGAGCACGATTGTCGAAAACAGTTATCGATAACCACAACTTTGGTATTGGAAAAGTGGTGTTCTGGATTGATGCGAGCGTTGTGTTGTCCTGGATTCGGTCTGACCAGTGCAGATACAAACAGTTTGTTGGCTTTAGAATTGGCGAAATTCTTAGCCTGACAAAATTGACCGACTGCCGGTGGATACCAACTAGACTTAACGTAGCGGACCAACTTACTAAATGGGGTAAAGATCCGGATATGCACGCTGATAGCGCGTGGGTCCAGGGGATGGAATTCCTGTACACGAACAAGCAGGAGTGGCCAAAGAAGGCACTACCTCCGGCTAATACAACCGAAGAATTACGCATTCATCTCTTGTTGCACGATGTGAAGGTGCAAGCAGTTCTCATCGATCCTTCGCGCATATCTAAGTGGACGGTGCTTGTTCGTACCATGGCGTCCGTATTCCGTTTCATCTCGAACTGTAGACAAAAGGTCAAGGGGCTACCGATCGAAACACTGAAAGCGACGGACCGACAGGCGAAGGTTCGGTGTACGAAAAATGTGGCTTGTGTCCGCGTGCCGTTACAGCAAGTCGAGTATGAGAAGGCAGAGAAATGTCTGTTTAAAATGGCGCAGGCGGAGAGTTTCGTTGATGAACTAAAGGTGCTGAAACGAAATAAAGATCGTCCAGTAAACCAATGGTTAGCAGTTGAAAAATCTAGTCCATTGAGCAAGCTGACACCGTTGATCGACGAAGCAGGCATGATTCGCATGGAAGGCCGTTGCGAGCGAGCAGATGAACTACCATTTGATCTGCGATTTCCTGTAATTCTTCCGGATAACAACAGAATTACCTACATGATCGTCCAAAACCTGCACGAAGAATGTGGACATGGATATAGACTCATGGTTAAAAACAAACTGAAGCAGCTGTTTTATGTGGTTCACGTGGACGCAGTCGTGAAGAAAGTATCGTCGGCTTGTATATGGTGTAAGGTTCATCGCAATCGGCCTCGTGTTCCGCGAGAAGCTCCGTTGCCGCTGCAACGACTTACCCCACATCATCGCCCTTTCAGCTTTGTGGGAGTTGACTACATGGGACCCTTTGAAGTGGCTGTTGGACGCCGGAATGAAAAACGTTGGATCGCATTGTTCACCTGTTTAGTAACTCGAGCGGTGCATTTAGAGGTGGCGCACGGGCTAACAACACAATCCTGTTTGATGGCGATAAGTCGCTTCATCGGGCGACGAGATTGGCCGATTGAGTTCCTCTCGGATAACGGGACCAATTTCCAAGGGGCTAGCAAAGAGTTGTTGGCACAGCTCAAAGGAATTGAGTTTGATTGCGCTGAACAATACACAAACGCGAGAACGAGGTGGACATTCAACCCACCCGCGGCACCCCATATGGGTGGCGTATGGgagcaggccc ACTCAGAAGAAGTGGATGCGTTGACCCCAAACCATTTTTTGCGAGGTCCTCCATCTAAGCAACGAAACGTAACGAGTCCACCACCGCATCCGGCTGAAGCACTTCGTGATACGTACAAACGAACGCAGCAGTTAGCTAGTGAGTTGTGGCAGCGCTGGATCAGGGAATATGTTCCATCAATAAACCAACGAACCAGGTGGTTTGGCGAAACGAAACCGTTGAAAGCAGGCGATTTGGTGTACATCGTCGAAGGCAACAATCGGAAATGCTGGGTCCGCGGCATAGTGGAGGAACCTATAGTGTCGAGCGATGGTCGTATACGGCAAGCATGGGTCCGTACCAGGACCAAGCGGTACAGACGAGCGGCAGCAAACTTGGCCGTGTTGGAATTAGACGATGGTAACTCTGAACCGAATGATACCTTCGGATCAGGGTTACGGGTCGGGGAATATGTTGGGAACACTGCCATGCCGCTGCAATAA